The proteins below come from a single Cololabis saira isolate AMF1-May2022 chromosome 2, fColSai1.1, whole genome shotgun sequence genomic window:
- the lyve1a gene encoding lymphatic vessel endothelial hyaluronic acid receptor 1a, giving the protein MNIVWLCITSVLSATSAFSHQNISNFRVFPALNQSIAGVTQVSYLNDQNQPQYAFNASEARRLCQSLGLNIASRAEVEDALRRGLETCRFGWIDEHFAVIPRIHALANCGQKQIGLVPWRAPVSQQFDVFCFNESDAEAQLKNGNYPWEYDQSPSKTTDFTLTTLPTSSSSSPLFSSTSADEIMNNEVEQARLVSSANGSAGVKVVLIACTCGLLLISMIIIAYLKLRGHCPQNSDVKQQQEYIQTEECERVKNITETTSEDQEDQRIQVEDDTP; this is encoded by the exons ATGAATATTGTGTGGCTGTGCATCACGTCGGTGTTGTCTGCTACTTCAgccttctctcatcaaaacataagCAATTTCAGAG TTTTCCCAGCACTGAACCAAAGCATAGCTGGAGTAACCCAGGTTAGCTACTTAAATGACCAAAACCAGCCTCAGTATGCCTTCAATGCCTCAGAAGCTCGAAGGCTCTGCCAGTCTCTCGGACTGAACATTGCCTCCAGGGCAGAAGTGGAGGACGCTCTCAGAAGAGGTTTGGAAACATGCAG AtttggatggattgatgaacaTTTTGCAGTGATTCCCCGCATCCATGCACTTGCTAATTGTGGGCAAAAACAGATTGGGTTGGTGCCATGGCGAGCCCCTGTTTCACAACAGTTTGATGTGTTCTGCTTCAATGAGTCAG ATGCAGAAGCCCAACTGAAGAACGGCAACTATCCCTGGGAATACGATCAGTCTCCTTCTAAGACGACAGACTTCACCCTGACAACACTACCTacatcctcttcctcctctcctcttttttcttccaccTCAGCCGATGAAATCATGAACAACGAGGTAGAACAGGCTCGCTTGGTCAGCAGTGCAAATGGCTCTGCTGGAG taaaagttGTGCTCATCGCCTGCACCTGCGGTCTCCTTCTGATCTCAATGATCATCATTGCATACCTAAAACT GAGAGGACACTGCCCTCAGAACTCTGACGTGAAGCAGCAGCAAGAGTACATCCAGACAGAAGAGTGTGAGCGTGTGAAGAACATTACAGAAACCACATCAGAGGATCAAGAGGATCAGAGGATACAAGTGGAGGATGACACACCTTAA